The DNA segment AAGATGAGGAAAACAACAAACGCGAATGCCTTCAAGGCATCCTCGCCGGTCCCGGACCGAGGGTAGTGCAGCCACTGCGGCAGGAGCAGGTGGCCGTCGGCTTTCGGCCAACAACCAAGTGCCGGTGTTTCGGCCGCGGCATCCCCATGCCGCAACAGCCGCGGACCTTTCGGCCGCCGTCCTACGTTTTCGACCACTCTTCCCACAATGCTTTGTAGTACTTGAGAAAGCGTACGGTATCGTCCGCGTTGCCGGACTTGAGAGCCGGGCACTCGATCAGGGCAGAGCGGTCATAACCGGCCTGGTTGAGCAGCGAAAACAGCTCGCGGTAAGGGTATCCGCCCACCAGATCGTTGATGTGCACGCAATAGATCTTGCCCTTCATCAGCTCGAACGATTCTTTCACCGAGCCGTTCTTGACGTCCACGCCGTTGGAGTTCCATGTCACGCCCACCTTCGGATGGTCAGCGACGTCCATGATTCTGCGCATGCGCGACGGTTCGGCCGTGCCGCTCCCGTGCATTTCACACCAGATCTCTACCCCGGCGGCCGCGGCCATCTCGCCTACGGCGTGAAGCGACTTGCCGATCTGCTCCAAAGTCTTGTCTTCGCTGACCTCCTTCGGCAGGCCGTTCGGCCGCACCTTGACACCTTTGGCACCTATGTCGGCGGCCAGTTCCACAAACCGCCTGCTGTCCTCCATGTTCCTGGCCAGGACCACGGGATCGGGCGAGTGATACTCACAAACCGAACCCAGACTCCATGCGCTCAGCCCGCTGTCCTCCAGCTTCTTCCGCACCTCCTTGCGCTGCTCCTTGGATAGCGACGGCTCGACCCCGTGCTTGTGCGTCGTCCGGAACTCCACTGCCGACAAGCCGACCTCGCGGCACCGGCGAATGAGGGCATCGAGGTCCCAGTCCGCCGCCA comes from the Phycisphaerae bacterium genome and includes:
- a CDS encoding sugar phosphate isomerase/epimerase family protein codes for the protein MGQVLNRRTFLGASLAFAGGLATSASAAHGETESAAGGQSGGQRGRQTRLGLVTYNLAADWDLDALIRRCREVGLSAVEFRTTHKHGVEPSLSKEQRKEVRKKLEDSGLSAWSLGSVCEYHSPDPVVLARNMEDSRRFVELAADIGAKGVKVRPNGLPKEVSEDKTLEQIGKSLHAVGEMAAAAGVEIWCEMHGSGTAEPSRMRRIMDVADHPKVGVTWNSNGVDVKNGSVKESFELMKGKIYCVHINDLVGGYPYRELFSLLNQAGYDRSALIECPALKSGNADDTVRFLKYYKALWEEWSKT